One window of Neptuniibacter halophilus genomic DNA carries:
- a CDS encoding Wadjet anti-phage system protein JetA family protein produces MLFNKLPEDLFLPLSGQNRQVYQAVLISLADLFFDEDLVDPFVPKDLVRSTIEGAVIRLGVRRWEPEADDTEEEARELPRSAAEYTSRIYRRLVSTGWLEEEQRIYRTYVLLSPANSFLLRTLVSIANLEKRSYGGAVLNVLSSLEAAINDPQGRGITLSEAAQTAADFSAHLTDMMLGLRELKITLSETNNPQEIVRNFFERFVEHILVSDYKTLKTKNNPFRFRQQILSLLRELQFDTLKLEQLIVHYQQQFEVELHDAEARVHQHINRIIRIFESVDQRLAIIDDFRYRLEKRVSDTVRYMDKTTPGMASRLSRVIAAVSEKDGREIPRIRTLETVGFIAPGSIRTPVQRKTPAEPRVITRQEIDPKVLHLRQLFKEYKERREVKVDRIEAYLERHLIGRDQVDAVDFEIDSIEDYICFSYVRHMQSLGKKARKTIQRYQIQFREDYVSVADMVECRNFSITRKDHSKDVSDAR; encoded by the coding sequence ATGCTGTTTAACAAACTCCCTGAAGACCTCTTTCTGCCGCTTTCCGGGCAGAACCGTCAGGTTTATCAGGCTGTTCTGATCTCACTGGCTGACCTGTTTTTCGATGAGGATCTGGTTGACCCGTTTGTGCCTAAGGATCTGGTGCGTTCGACCATCGAAGGGGCGGTCATTCGTCTCGGGGTTCGGCGTTGGGAACCGGAAGCGGACGATACTGAAGAGGAAGCCCGCGAACTTCCGCGTTCAGCGGCGGAATACACCAGCCGAATCTATCGCCGTCTGGTCAGCACTGGCTGGCTGGAAGAGGAGCAGCGCATCTATCGCACATACGTGCTGCTGTCGCCGGCTAACAGTTTCCTGTTGAGAACTCTGGTCTCGATCGCTAATCTGGAAAAACGCAGTTACGGCGGGGCGGTTCTGAACGTACTCAGCTCGCTGGAAGCTGCGATCAACGATCCGCAGGGCAGGGGGATTACTCTCTCCGAGGCAGCTCAGACTGCAGCGGACTTCAGTGCCCATCTGACCGACATGATGCTGGGCCTGCGTGAGCTGAAGATTACCCTGTCCGAAACCAACAATCCGCAGGAGATTGTGCGTAACTTCTTCGAACGGTTTGTTGAACACATTCTGGTGTCTGACTATAAGACCCTGAAAACCAAAAACAACCCGTTCCGTTTCCGTCAGCAGATTCTCTCCCTGTTGCGTGAATTGCAGTTTGACACCCTGAAGCTTGAGCAACTGATAGTGCACTATCAGCAGCAATTTGAAGTGGAGCTGCATGATGCTGAAGCGCGGGTGCATCAGCATATCAACCGTATTATCCGCATTTTTGAATCGGTGGATCAGCGTCTGGCGATCATTGATGACTTCCGTTACCGGCTTGAGAAGCGAGTGTCGGATACGGTTCGTTATATGGATAAAACCACGCCGGGCATGGCTTCGCGCCTGTCCCGTGTGATTGCGGCGGTCTCTGAAAAGGATGGCCGTGAGATACCACGGATTCGTACGCTGGAAACCGTGGGCTTTATCGCACCCGGCAGTATTCGTACACCGGTCCAGCGTAAGACTCCGGCAGAGCCCCGGGTCATAACCCGTCAGGAGATCGATCCTAAAGTTCTGCATTTGCGTCAGCTCTTCAAAGAGTACAAAGAGCGTCGTGAGGTCAAGGTGGATCGGATCGAGGCTTACCTTGAGCGCCACCTGATCGGTCGTGATCAGGTTGATGCAGTGGATTTTGAGATCGACTCCATCGAAGACTATATCTGCTTCAGCTATGTCCGCCATATGCAGTCGCTGGGCAAAAAGGCCCGCAAGACCATTCAGCGCTACCAAATTCAGTTCCGGGAAGACTACGTCAGTGTGGCTGACATGGTGGAATGCCGGAACTTCAGCATAACCCGAAAAGATCATTCAAAGGACGTTTCAGATGCTAGGTGA
- a CDS encoding DUF4194 domain-containing protein — translation MLGDLQKIIGRSDQYQASDFSRAANQLLTNQFLYADRPGHRESYFLVASHVEYFKNLFEAIGWSFVHQPDEAYMGILPKGEERFMRLRLDESLLLLCIRQQYEQKLESFEVEAGQAYTSTNDLLTLYENLTRKEIPNETRLKEILSLFSRHGVIERGKADEMDPKNVPLKINPVIRQVVVEDFIRQLEGLCDPQEQDNELPADEETDNESAEPADEVSAGQPAENSETPVKQADEVIAE, via the coding sequence ATGCTAGGTGATCTGCAAAAAATCATCGGTCGCAGCGATCAGTATCAGGCCAGCGATTTCAGTCGTGCGGCTAATCAGTTGCTGACCAATCAGTTTCTCTACGCGGATCGCCCGGGTCACCGTGAAAGTTACTTTCTGGTTGCCTCTCACGTGGAATATTTCAAAAACCTGTTCGAGGCGATTGGCTGGTCGTTCGTGCATCAGCCGGATGAAGCCTACATGGGCATTTTGCCTAAAGGCGAAGAGCGCTTTATGCGCCTGCGTCTGGATGAATCCCTGCTGTTGCTCTGTATTCGCCAGCAGTACGAACAGAAGCTGGAATCGTTTGAAGTGGAAGCAGGGCAGGCTTATACCAGCACCAATGATCTGCTGACCTTGTACGAAAACCTCACCCGCAAAGAGATTCCTAACGAGACGCGTCTGAAAGAGATTCTCTCCCTGTTCTCCCGCCACGGAGTGATTGAGCGTGGTAAAGCGGATGAGATGGATCCGAAAAATGTCCCGTTGAAGATCAACCCGGTGATCCGTCAGGTGGTGGTCGAAGACTTTATCCGCCAGTTGGAAGGGCTGTGTGATCCGCAAGAGCAGGATAATGAGCTGCCGGCAGACGAAGAAACAGACAACGAAAGCGCAGAGCCTGCTGATGAGGTCTCTGCCGGGCAACCGGCTGAAAACAGCGAAACGCCGGTCAAGCAAGCGGATGAGGTGATTGCCGAATGA
- a CDS encoding retention module-containing protein: MSVVGTVSHLVGRAVAIKADGTERLLSLGDQIFADEVVRLAPDATIEISTESGELVQLDGGQSWLASSETYNTTETFDNSEATTDIESIQAAILAGADPTEVGEATAAGGEAPAAGGQGNEGSNTVNITRTAEEVDPTAGYDTVGTTDTFTTPEEEPLVEPITELPEVSVSVEVEVEVGDPEDPQNPENPETPVSSYVTVTPEGVQVLEGTSEGVNSSSREVKFNLVLDKVFDQDVEVTYQFNVISENGAADYGLDWDNSGLVVTTIIPAGSTVVPVTITIDQDRIDEGDGVFELVLVDAVNATINPDASSETITIIDDDTTPDAVNDQNSLTDNGDIYSVSGNVLTNDTDEDGDDSNGLLEVAGAPVVVEHALGTLTIQQDGSYEFVLNEDGIDYIQSLDEGESGSINFSDAYQVTDGVNEGTTADVTITINGVEDGAVVTDDAKSVTEDDNNPTLSVNGQVTVSDADQGEDAFDTATLSFTGRTNSNAGDLDSTQLGTLTLLDDQGNYTFEVDNAAVQYLDAGETIVQTWTVASLDGSGTSTITITINGVEDGAVVTDDAKSVTEDDNNPTLSVNGQVTVSDADQGEDAFDTATLSFTGRTNSNAGDLDSTQLGTLTLLDDQGNYTFEVDNAAVQYLDAGETIVQTWTVASLDGSGTSTITITINGVEDGAVVTDDAKSVTEDDNNPTLSVNGQVTVSDADQGEDAFDTATLSFTGRTNSNAGDLDSTQLGTLTLLDDQGNYTFEVDNAAVQYLDAGETIVQTWTVASLDGSGTSTITITINGVEDGAVVTDDAKSVTEDDNNPTLSVNGQVTVSDADQGEDAFDTATLSFTGRTNSNAGDLDSTQLGTLTLLDDQGNYTFEVDNAAVQYLDAGETIVQTWTVASLDGSGTSTITITINGVEDGAVVTDDAKSVTEDDNNPTLSVNGQVTVSDADQGEDAFDTATLSFTGRTNSNAGDLDSTQLGTLTLLDDQGNYTFEVDNAAVQYLDAGETIVQTWTVASLDGSGTSTITITINGVEDGAVVTDDAKSVTEDDNNPTLSVNGQVTVSDADQGEDAFDTATLSFTGRTNSNAGDLDSTQLGTLTLLDDQGNYTFEVDNAAVQYLDAGETIVQTWTVASLDGSGTSTITITINGVEDGAVVTDDAKSVTEDDNNPTLSVNGQVTVSDADQGEDAFDTATLSFTGRTNSNAGDLDSTQLGTLTLLDDQGNYTFEVDNAAVQYLDAGETIVQTWTVASLDGSGTSTITITINGVEDGAVVTDDAKSVTEDDNNPTLSVNGQVTVSDADQGEDAFDTATLSFTGRTNSNAGDLDSTQLGTLTLLDDQGNYTFEVDNAAVQYLDAGETIVQTWTVASLDGSGTSTITITINGVEDGAVVTDDAKSVTEDDNNPTLSVNGQVTVSDADQGEDAFDTATLSFTGRTNSNAGDLDSTQLGTLTLLDDQGNYTFEVDNAAVQYLDAGETIVQTWTVASLDGSGTSTITITINGVEDGAVVTDDAKSVTEDDNNPTLSVNGQVTVSDADQGEDAFDTATLSFTGRTNSNAGDLDSTQLGTLTLLDDQGNYTFEVDNAAVQYLDAGETIVQTWTVASLDGSGTSTITITINGVEDGAVVTDDAKSVTEDDNNPTLSVNGQVTVSDADQGEDAFDTATLSFTGRTNSNAGDLDSTQLGTLTLLDDQGNYTFEVDNAAVQYLDAGETIVQTWTVASLDGSGTSTITITINGVEDGAVVTDDAKSVTEDDNNPTLSVNGQVTVSDADQGEDAFDTATLSFTGRTNSNAGDLDSTQLGTLTLLDDQGNYTFEVDNAAVQYLDAGETIVQTWTVASLDGSGTSTITITINGVEDGAVVTDDAKSVTEDDNNPTLSVNGQVTVSDADQGEDAFDTATLSFTGRTNSNAGDLDSTQLGTLTLLDDQGNYTFEVDNAAVQYLDAGETIVQTWTVASLDGSGTSTITITINGVEDGAVVTDDAKSVTEDDNNPTLSVNGQVTVSDADQGEDAFDTATLSFTGRTNSNAGDLDSTQLGTLTLLDDQGNYTFEVDNAAVQYLDAGETIVQTWTVASLDGSGTSTITITINGVEDGAVVTDDAKSVTEDDNNPTLSVNGQVTVSDADQGEDAFDTATLSFTGRTNSNAGDLDSTQLGTLTLLDDQGNYTFEVDNAAVQYLDAGETIVQTWTVASLDGSGTSTITITINGVNDGPTIQATAAPSTVYEAGLAAGSDADSDSEVTTGSFAFADSDGLDDIETLTVGGTTYTRGVDFTDFSDLVGSSVDVGYGTVQLTAYNDGEFSYTYTLDEAVNNSTQAGATDAGYTESFDVSVSDGTSSDSITVDVNVVDDVPAFTLVNDGNQDGTVSISAGNADATYTGVQFADWVYGADGAGSFNLVDNTGADGTVSINNALSDSDSIVIDMTDSDGQLVAQMTLNADGTDSLETFSRENDTQTVSLLTGSVSASGPDLVKYINDASGLNVTITGSDGDAIYNESDDEVNPSTQGWAISDNQVDGGESITFSFNQLVTNFSFVADGFTGKPSGGKVGLNITVAYSDGTSETFFTEAASGQVINVDQLSGFGTANTDSFGAITIESDAASQDHNDGFRLNNVNVTTTSSTAPDDIDFDFTLSNVSDGDGDVADQDFLVSLSGQPGGLEVEAMVGTSGNDILTGTADDEIFIGGAGNDTLTGGAGADLFIFNAEDLGVAGAPAADQIVDFNAAEGDVIDLADVLADGNSIQGIDNGGHLQIQVLDTDANVVQTIDVDSVGITTDAADALNSLLSSGAIDDGV; this comes from the coding sequence ATGAGTGTAGTAGGAACTGTATCGCATCTGGTTGGCAGAGCGGTGGCTATCAAGGCCGATGGTACGGAACGTCTTCTCAGTCTGGGTGATCAGATTTTCGCTGACGAAGTGGTTCGTCTGGCACCTGATGCCACAATTGAAATTTCCACAGAAAGTGGCGAGCTGGTTCAGCTTGACGGTGGTCAGAGCTGGCTGGCAAGCAGTGAAACCTACAACACTACAGAAACCTTTGATAACTCTGAAGCGACCACGGATATTGAGTCCATTCAGGCTGCGATCCTCGCGGGTGCCGACCCTACCGAAGTAGGTGAAGCAACCGCTGCCGGTGGTGAAGCCCCAGCAGCAGGTGGTCAGGGTAACGAAGGTTCCAATACTGTTAATATTACCCGTACTGCAGAAGAGGTTGATCCGACTGCGGGTTACGATACTGTCGGAACAACTGATACTTTCACAACACCGGAAGAAGAACCTCTGGTTGAGCCGATTACCGAGCTTCCAGAAGTAAGCGTTTCTGTCGAGGTTGAGGTTGAAGTGGGAGATCCGGAAGATCCTCAGAACCCTGAAAATCCAGAGACACCAGTAAGTTCTTATGTGACTGTTACCCCGGAGGGTGTTCAGGTTCTCGAAGGCACTTCTGAAGGAGTGAATAGCTCCTCACGTGAAGTTAAATTTAATCTGGTATTGGACAAGGTCTTTGATCAGGATGTAGAGGTCACTTACCAGTTCAACGTTATTTCTGAGAATGGCGCAGCCGATTATGGCCTGGATTGGGATAACTCCGGTCTGGTAGTAACTACCATCATTCCAGCAGGCTCCACGGTTGTTCCTGTTACGATTACAATTGATCAGGACCGTATCGATGAGGGTGATGGTGTATTTGAACTGGTCCTGGTTGATGCGGTAAATGCCACTATTAATCCGGATGCAAGTTCTGAAACAATCACAATCATTGATGATGATACAACTCCGGATGCTGTGAACGATCAGAACTCTCTGACCGACAATGGTGACATTTACTCCGTTTCTGGCAATGTACTCACCAACGATACCGATGAAGACGGTGATGATTCCAATGGGCTGCTTGAAGTAGCAGGGGCTCCTGTTGTCGTCGAACATGCATTGGGTACCCTGACCATCCAGCAAGATGGTTCTTATGAGTTTGTGTTGAATGAAGATGGCATTGACTACATTCAATCCTTGGATGAAGGTGAGTCCGGCTCAATCAATTTCTCTGATGCCTACCAGGTTACAGATGGCGTAAATGAAGGTACAACAGCGGATGTCACCATCACCATCAACGGTGTAGAAGATGGCGCAGTGGTAACGGATGATGCGAAATCCGTGACCGAAGACGACAACAACCCAACGCTGAGCGTGAACGGTCAGGTTACCGTCAGCGATGCGGATCAGGGCGAAGACGCGTTCGATACAGCAACCCTGAGCTTCACCGGTCGTACCAACTCCAATGCAGGTGATCTGGATAGCACTCAGCTGGGTACACTGACCCTGCTGGATGATCAGGGTAACTACACCTTTGAAGTGGACAACGCCGCAGTACAGTATCTGGATGCAGGCGAGACCATTGTTCAGACCTGGACTGTCGCGTCTCTGGACGGCAGCGGTACCAGCACCATCACCATCACCATCAACGGTGTAGAAGATGGCGCAGTGGTAACGGATGATGCGAAATCCGTGACCGAAGACGACAACAACCCAACGCTGAGCGTGAACGGTCAGGTTACCGTCAGCGATGCGGATCAGGGCGAAGACGCGTTCGATACAGCAACCCTGAGCTTCACCGGTCGTACCAACTCCAATGCAGGTGATCTGGATAGCACTCAGCTGGGTACACTGACCCTGCTGGATGATCAGGGTAACTACACCTTTGAAGTGGACAACGCCGCAGTACAGTATCTGGATGCAGGCGAGACCATTGTTCAGACCTGGACTGTCGCGTCTCTGGACGGCAGCGGTACCAGCACCATCACCATCACCATCAACGGTGTAGAAGATGGCGCAGTGGTAACGGATGATGCGAAATCCGTGACCGAAGACGACAACAACCCAACGCTGAGCGTGAACGGTCAGGTTACCGTCAGCGATGCGGATCAGGGCGAAGACGCGTTCGATACAGCAACCCTGAGCTTCACCGGTCGTACCAACTCCAATGCAGGTGATCTGGATAGCACTCAGCTGGGTACACTGACCCTGCTGGATGATCAGGGTAACTACACCTTTGAAGTGGACAACGCCGCAGTACAGTATCTGGATGCAGGCGAGACCATTGTTCAGACCTGGACTGTCGCGTCTCTGGACGGCAGCGGTACCAGCACCATCACCATCACCATCAACGGTGTAGAAGATGGCGCAGTGGTAACGGATGATGCGAAATCCGTGACCGAAGACGACAACAACCCAACGCTGAGCGTGAACGGTCAGGTTACCGTCAGCGATGCGGATCAGGGCGAAGACGCGTTCGATACAGCAACCCTGAGCTTCACCGGTCGTACCAACTCCAATGCAGGTGATCTGGATAGCACTCAGCTGGGTACACTGACCCTGCTGGATGATCAGGGTAACTACACCTTTGAAGTGGACAACGCCGCAGTACAGTATCTGGATGCAGGCGAGACCATTGTTCAGACCTGGACTGTCGCGTCTCTGGACGGCAGCGGTACCAGCACCATCACCATCACCATCAACGGTGTAGAAGATGGCGCAGTGGTAACGGATGATGCGAAATCCGTGACCGAAGACGACAACAACCCAACGCTGAGCGTGAACGGTCAGGTTACCGTCAGCGATGCGGATCAGGGCGAAGACGCGTTCGATACAGCAACCCTGAGCTTCACCGGTCGTACCAACTCCAATGCAGGTGATCTGGATAGCACTCAGCTGGGTACACTGACCCTGCTGGATGATCAGGGTAACTACACCTTTGAAGTGGACAACGCCGCAGTACAGTATCTGGATGCAGGCGAGACCATTGTTCAGACCTGGACTGTCGCGTCTCTGGACGGCAGCGGTACCAGCACCATCACCATCACCATCAACGGTGTAGAAGATGGCGCAGTGGTAACGGATGATGCGAAATCCGTGACCGAAGACGACAACAACCCAACGCTGAGCGTGAACGGTCAGGTTACCGTCAGCGATGCGGATCAGGGCGAAGACGCGTTCGATACAGCAACCCTGAGCTTCACCGGTCGTACCAACTCCAATGCAGGTGATCTGGATAGCACTCAGCTGGGTACACTGACCCTGCTGGATGATCAGGGTAACTACACCTTTGAAGTGGACAACGCCGCAGTACAGTATCTGGATGCAGGCGAGACCATTGTTCAGACCTGGACTGTCGCGTCTCTGGACGGCAGCGGTACCAGCACCATCACCATCACCATCAACGGTGTAGAAGATGGCGCAGTGGTAACGGATGATGCGAAATCCGTGACCGAAGACGACAACAACCCAACGCTGAGCGTGAACGGTCAGGTTACCGTCAGCGATGCGGATCAGGGCGAAGACGCGTTCGATACAGCAACCCTGAGCTTCACCGGTCGTACCAACTCCAATGCAGGTGATCTGGATAGCACTCAGCTGGGTACACTGACCCTGCTGGATGATCAGGGTAACTACACCTTTGAAGTGGACAACGCCGCAGTACAGTATCTGGATGCAGGCGAGACCATTGTTCAGACCTGGACTGTCGCGTCTCTGGACGGCAGCGGTACCAGCACCATCACCATCACCATCAACGGTGTAGAAGATGGCGCAGTGGTAACGGATGATGCGAAATCCGTGACCGAAGACGACAACAACCCAACGCTGAGCGTGAACGGTCAGGTTACCGTCAGCGATGCGGATCAGGGCGAAGACGCGTTCGATACAGCAACCCTGAGCTTCACCGGTCGTACCAACTCCAATGCAGGTGATCTGGATAGCACTCAGCTGGGTACACTGACCCTGCTGGATGATCAGGGTAACTACACCTTTGAAGTGGACAACGCCGCAGTACAGTATCTGGATGCAGGCGAGACCATTGTTCAGACCTGGACTGTCGCGTCTCTGGACGGCAGCGGTACCAGCACCATCACCATCACCATCAACGGTGTAGAAGATGGCGCAGTGGTAACGGATGATGCGAAATCCGTGACCGAAGACGACAACAACCCAACGCTGAGCGTGAACGGTCAGGTTACCGTCAGCGATGCGGATCAGGGCGAAGACGCGTTCGATACAGCAACCCTGAGCTTCACCGGTCGTACCAACTCCAATGCAGGTGATCTGGATAGCACTCAGCTGGGTACACTGACCCTGCTGGATGATCAGGGTAACTACACCTTTGAAGTGGACAACGCCGCAGTACAGTATCTGGATGCAGGCGAGACCATTGTTCAGACCTGGACTGTCGCGTCTCTGGACGGCAGCGGTACCAGCACCATCACCATCACCATCAACGGTGTAGAAGATGGCGCAGTGGTAACGGATGATGCGAAATCCGTGACCGAAGACGACAACAACCCAACGCTGAGCGTGAACGGTCAGGTTACCGTCAGCGATGCGGATCAGGGCGAAGACGCGTTCGATACAGCAACCCTGAGCTTCACCGGTCGTACCAACTCCAATGCAGGTGATCTGGATAGCACTCAGCTGGGTACACTGACCCTGCTGGATGATCAGGGTAACTACACCTTTGAAGTGGACAACGCCGCAGTACAGTATCTGGATGCAGGCGAGACCATTGTTCAGACCTGGACTGTCGCGTCTCTGGACGGCAGCGGTACCAGCACCATCACCATCACCATCAACGGTGTAGAAGATGGCGCAGTGGTAACGGATGATGCGAAATCCGTGACCGAAGACGACAACAACCCAACGCTGAGCGTGAACGGTCAGGTTACCGTCAGCGATGCGGATCAGGGCGAAGACGCGTTCGATACAGCAACCCTGAGCTTCACCGGTCGTACCAACTCCAATGCAGGTGATCTGGATAGCACTCAGCTGGGTACACTGACCCTGCTGGATGATCAGGGTAACTACACCTTTGAAGTGGACAACGCCGCAGTACAGTATCTGGATGCAGGCGAGACCATTGTTCAGACCTGGACTGTCGCGTCTCTGGACGGCAGCGGTACCAGCACCATCACCATCACCATCAACGGTGTAGAAGATGGCGCAGTGGTAACGGATGATGCGAAATCCGTGACCGAAGACGACAACAACCCAACGCTGAGCGTGAACGGTCAGGTTACCGTCAGCGATGCGGATCAGGGCGAAGACGCGTTCGATACAGCAACCCTGAGCTTCACCGGTCGTACCAACTCCAATGCAGGTGATCTGGATAGCACTCAGCTGGGTACACTGACCCTGCTGGATGATCAGGGTAACTACACCTTTGAAGTGGACAACGCCGCAGTACAGTATCTGGATGCAGGCGAGACCATTGTTCAGACCTGGACTGTCGCGTCTCTGGACGGCAGCGGTACCAGCACCATCACCATCACCATCAACGGTGTAGAAGATGGCGCAGTGGTAACGGATGATGCGAAATCCGTGACCGAAGACGACAACAACCCAACGCTGAGCGTGAACGGTCAGGTTACCGTCAGCGATGCGGATCAGGGCGAAGACGCGTTCGATACAGCAACCCTGAGCTTCACCGGTCGTACCAACTCCAATGCAGGTGATCTGGATAGCACTCAGCTGGGTACACTGACCCTGCTGGATGATCAGGGTAACTACACCTTTGAAGTGGACAACGCCGCAGTACAGTATCTGGATGCAGGCGAGACCATTGTTCAGACCTGGACTGTCGCGTCTCTGGACGGCAGCGGTACCAGCACCATCACCATCACCATCAACGGTGTAGAAGATGGCGCAGTGGTAACGGATGATGCGAAATCCGTGACCGAAGACGACAACAACCCAACGCTGAGCGTGAACGGTCAGGTTACCGTCAGCGATGCGGATCAGGGCGAAGACGCGTTCGATACAGCAACCCTGAGCTTCACCGGTCGTACCAACTCCAATGCAGGTGATCTGGATAGCACTCAGCTGGGTACACTGACCCTGCTGGATGATCAGGGTAACTACACCTTTGAAGTGGACAACGCCGCAGTACAGTATCTGGATGCAGGCGAGACCATTGTTCAGACCTGGACTGTCGCGTCTCTGGACGGCAGCGGTACCAGCACCATCACCATCACCATCAACGGTGTAGAAGATGGCGCAGTGGTAACGGATGATGCGAAATCCGTGACCGAAGACGACAACAACCCAACGCTGAGCGTGAACGGTCAGGTTACCGTCAGCGATGCGGATCAGGGCGAAGACGCGTTCGATACAGCAACCCTGAGCTTCACCGGTCGTACCAACTCCAATGCAGGTGATCTGGATAGCACTCAGCTGGGTACACTGACCCTGCTGGATGATCAGGGTAACTACACCTTTGAAGTGGACAACGCCGCAGTACAGTATCTGGATGCAGGCGAGACCATTGTTCAGACCTGGACTGTCGCGTCTCTGGACGGCAGCGGTACCAGCACCATCACCATCACCATCAACGGTGTTAATGACGGGCCAACTATTCAGGCAACAGCAGCTCCTTCTACTGTCTATGAAGCGGGGTTAGCTGCAGGTTCTGATGCGGACTCTGACAGTGAAGTAACCACTGGCAGCTTCGCATTTGCCGACTCTGACGGACTGGACGACATCGAGACTCTCACGGTTGGCGGTACCACCTATACCCGTGGTGTGGATTTTACCGATTTCAGTGATCTGGTTGGTAGTTCAGTGGACGTGGGCTACGGCACTGTTCAACTGACGGCCTACAATGATGGTGAGTTCAGCTACACTTATACGCTGGATGAAGCGGTTAATAACTCCACACAGGCAGGTGCAACTGATGCGGGTTATACCGAGTCATTCGATGTAAGCGTGAGTGATGGTACCAGCAGTGATTCTATTACGGTTGATGTGAATGTTGTGGATGATGTTCCTGCATTTACACTGGTAAATGACGGTAATCAGGATGGCACTGTCAGCATCAGTGCGGGCAATGCCGATGCGACTTATACCGGCGTGCAATTCGCGGACTGGGTATATGGTGCAGATGGTGCAGGTAGCTTCAACCTGGTCGATAACACCGGCGCTGATGGCACTGTGAGCATTAATAATGCGCTTTCAGACAGTGATTCAATCGTCATTGATATGACGGACAGTGATGGTCAGTTGGTTGCTCAGATGACGTTGAATGCGGATGGAACCGATTCTCTGGAGACTTTCTCACGTGAGAATGATACACAGACCGTTTCTCTGCTGACCGGTTCTGTATCTGCCTCCGGTCCTGATCTGGTGAAATATATTAATGATGCCAGCGGTCTGAATGTAACCATTACCGGCAGCGATGGCGACGCCATTTATAACGAATCTGATGATGAGGTTAACCCGAGTACTCAGGGGTGGGCGATCTCAGATAACCAGGTTGATGGCGGAGAATCGATTACCTTCAGCTTTAATCAGTTAGTGACCAACTTCAGCTTTGTGGCAGATGGTTTTACAGGTAAACCATCAGGTGGCAAGGTTGGACTTAACATCACAGTTGCCTACAGTGATGGTACCAGCGAAACCTTCTTTACTGAGGCTGCTTCAGGGCAGGTGATCAATGTTGATCAGTTGTCAGGCTTTGGTACAGCTAACACCGATAGCTTTGGTGCAATCACTATTGAAAGTGATGCTGCTAGCCAGGATCACAATGATGGTTTCCGTCTGAACAACGTGAATGTAACCACCACTTCATCAACCGCGCCAGATGACATCGACTTTGACTTCACACTGTCAAATGTATCCGATGGTGATGGTGATGTGGCTGATCAGGATTTCCTGGTTTCTCTGAGTGGTCAGCCAGGCGGGTTGGAAGTGGAAGCGATGGTTGGTACTTCCGGTAATGACATCCTCACCGGTACCGCAGACGATGAAATCTTCATTGGTGGTGCGGGTAACGATACTCTGACGGGCGGTGCAGGTGCGGATCTGTTCATCTTTAACGCTGAAGATCTGGGGGTTGCAGGCGCGCCTGCAGCAGATCAGATCGTTGATTTCAATGCGGCAGAAGGTGATGTGATCGATCTTGCGGATGTACTGGCTGATGGCAACTCTATTCAGGGTATCGACAACGGCGGTCATCTGCAGATCCAGGTGCTGGATACTGATGCCAATGTGGTTCAGACCATTGATGTGGATTCTGTAGGTATTACTACCGATGCAGCAGATGCGCTGAACTCGTTGCTGAGTTCCGGCGCTATAGATGACGGTGTGTAA